The genomic region GGCACTGCCGGTGCCGGAACTGGTGGCTGACGGCGAGTTGGCTCCCGGCTGGAGCTACCTGGTCTGCCGCCGGCTGCCCGGACTGCCCCTGACTACTTTGGGTGACAGGTGGCAATTCTCTGCGGCCGAACGGACCAGGTTCGCTGGACACGTCGGAGCGGTCTTGTGCAGGTTGCATCAACTTGCGTTACCAAGTTCAGGGCGGCTGGCGGCCAGTTCATCGACCATGACCGGGTTACTGCACCGGCGGCTGGCGGAGGCGCCCCGCGAACGACGTGCCGCGGTCCCGCTGCGCCGCAGCCTGCTCGATGAGCTGGCCGAGTGGCAAGCGACCTTCGTCGGGTCCTGGCGGCCACCGGAACCGGTGCTGGTGCACGGGGATCTCAGCGGCGAGCATCTGTTGGTCTCGGCGGGCCTGCTGACCGGGCTGATCGACTTCGGCGAGGCGCGGACCGGGGACCCGCGCTACGACGTGGCCTCGTTGCACCTGGGCGCGTTCGAGGGCGATGTCCGCATGCTGCGGGCGTTCGTGGCCGGGTACGGCGATCCGGGGCTGCTGGGGCCGCCGGAGGCCATGCTGGGGATGAGCCTGTGCCACGACTTCGAGCTGCTGGGGCCGCTGCTGGAGCGGCGGCCGGAGCTGGCGGCCGCGCGCGGCGTGGCGGAGCTGGCGGAACGGCTCTGGGGGTTGGGGGCCTGACCGGACGCCCCAACCCCTGTCCCGGCCCCGTGCTCAGTGCAGGGCGTGCCTCGGGCGGTGGCCGGCGAAGGCGCCCTGCTGGGCCTGCACCAGCATCTGCGGCAGGCCGCGTTCCACCGCCAGGAAGCGCTGGGCGCTGTCGTAGGCGCGGCAGGGCTCGAAGGGCAGCCGGTGGCGCCGTTTGCCGGGCTGGCACTGGCGGCAGTGGCCGTACTCGTCCGGCTCGTGCGCGTCCAGCACCAGCTTCAGCGCGGAGATCAGACGGGGCATCTCGGCCCTGGCCAGTTCGGCCACGTCCAGGTCGTCGAGGGTGTGGATCAGGGTGAACAACTTGGCCAGGTGGGTCCGGACCGACTCGTCCAGCCCACCGGTCATGTTGCCGGTCATGGCTTTGCACGCTCCCCGCGTCGTCATGAGGCGGCGCTTCCGCCGTCTCCCTGCTGCCGAGCTGGGGTCCCAAGCCCCGTTCGGCGGACCGCGGATCACTGTTAGGTCAATGCTAAATAGGCAAATTACTGAGTGAAATGAACTGATCGGGTGGGATCACGGATCACCCTCCGTAACCCCCTGAACAGCGCGAACGCCGCCCACTCCAGGGTGGACGGCGTTCGCTCTGTGCTGGTTGCCGACGTCAGGCGGTCTCGGTGATGGGCCGGTCGACCCAGGACATGAGCGCCCGAAGCTTCTTGCCGGTCTCCTCGATCGGGTGAGCTTCGCCCTCCTGCTGGAGCTTGCGGTAGTTGGCGCGGCCGTTGTCGTCCTCGGCCACCCACTCGCGGGCGAAGGTGCCGTCCTGGACCTCGCCCAGGATCTTCTTCATCTCCTCCTTGACCGCGGCGGTGATCACGCGCGGGCCGCGGGTCAGGTCGCCGTACTCGGCGGTGTCGGAGATCGAGTAGCGCATGCGGGCGATGCCGCCCTCGTACATCAGGTCCACGATCAGCTTCAGCTCGTGCAGGCACTCGAAGTAGGCGACCTCGGGGGCGTAGCCGGCCTCGGTCAGCACCTCGAAGCCCGCCTGCACCAGCGCGCTGGCGCCGCCGCAGAGCACCGCCTGCTCGCCGAAGAGGTCGGTCTCGGTCTCCTCGGTGAAGGTGGTCTTGATGACGCCCGCCCGGCTGCCGCCGATGGCCTTGGCGTAGGAGAGCGCGAGCGCCTGGGCGTTGCCGGAGGCG from Crossiella sp. CA-258035 harbors:
- a CDS encoding aminoglycoside phosphotransferase family protein; this translates as MLPSLSSEEEYAQALGDPAIWLPVHRAALTAANLPLPARMWLAGRSTYPTALTGSGLVVKLFTPFWHGPDSIGAERAAYRLLAADPALPVPELVADGELAPGWSYLVCRRLPGLPLTTLGDRWQFSAAERTRFAGHVGAVLCRLHQLALPSSGRLAASSSTMTGLLHRRLAEAPRERRAAVPLRRSLLDELAEWQATFVGSWRPPEPVLVHGDLSGEHLLVSAGLLTGLIDFGEARTGDPRYDVASLHLGAFEGDVRMLRAFVAGYGDPGLLGPPEAMLGMSLCHDFELLGPLLERRPELAAARGVAELAERLWGLGA
- the ilvC gene encoding ketol-acid reductoisomerase, whose product is MSVEIFYDDDADISVIQGRKVAVIGYGSQGHAHALSLRDSGVDVRIGLPETSKSRAKAEEEGLRVLTPAEASAEADLIMILAPDTAQRHVYAQDVAPNLNDGDALFFGHGFNIRYGLITPPSNVDVAMVAPKGPGHLVRRQFVDGKGVPCLIAVEQDASGNAQALALSYAKAIGGSRAGVIKTTFTEETETDLFGEQAVLCGGASALVQAGFEVLTEAGYAPEVAYFECLHELKLIVDLMYEGGIARMRYSISDTAEYGDLTRGPRVITAAVKEEMKKILGEVQDGTFAREWVAEDDNGRANYRKLQQEGEAHPIEETGKKLRALMSWVDRPITETA